Below is a genomic region from Salvelinus fontinalis isolate EN_2023a chromosome 2, ASM2944872v1, whole genome shotgun sequence.
GTCAAATCAAGATATAAATGAAAAAACATATTTCAGGATTTAAAAAACATTAATGACAGATTTTTCCTGATAAAACGAGAAATTAGAGGTGATATGGTAAGAGAAGATTAAAGGAATAGGATTCTTGAACATGAGATCGCAAATTGAATGGCTAAATTAAGATTTCCACAATAAATCCTTTAAGTATAGTTATTATTTAAGATTAGCATGTTTTCTTTATTCTTACAGTGTGCACCCGATTTTCTTAGATATTTCACAAGCAACCTATTATGGCTGTCACTGGAAAGCACAGCTATGGTTATCTAAGCCACATACAATAGGCTATCTATGTAGAGGAATGAGTGAAGAATGAAATACAACACAACTGGTGCTTTTAAATGTTAATACATCAATTACACTTTTATAAGGATACTTTAAGTTTATTAGTATTAATCCTAAATAAACATTTCCAGATCAGTACAAATGTTTGTTTGACTAGGCAGAAAGATGACCAGGGAGAGATCTCATCCCCTTTAACATGAAACCTAATCACAAACATGTAAATCATGACAAAAAAATAATGTCTATACCTAATTTAGATTTCATAGCTGTAACAAATTATTAAATTCATGAAATTACCTTCAGTAGAAGTAGTGCACAAACACGCCCAGAAACAATTGAGTTACCATCAGTATAGATGGATTTCTTCCCATTAGTGAATCTGTGAACCAGAACACCATGAGTTTGCATTGCTAATGATTTCTCTCACACTAGCCACTGCCCTGCACAGTCGGAGTCATATGCTCGTGTGAATAATTTACATACAATAGCTGCTTTTATTAGATACAACAAGCCCCTTTAGAATTCAGATCAAGCGCCTCAGTTTCCGCCTACCCTCAGCAAAGGAAAGAATCTGTGTGGACACAAAGAAGCCTGCCCTATCTATTGTGCACTGTACTGCAAGGGAAGTGAAGGCTGGTTTTGACACAATATGGAGTAAAAATTACAAAACCCAAACAAAGAAAGTCTAACCACATGCAGAGGGAGTAAGTCTTATAGATAACAGTAGAGAAATAAATGCTTGTTTGTTCATAAttcatttggtgtgtgtgtgcctcagtgtgtgGTATTTTCAAAGACATTCTAACCTTTCCTTGTATACCCACCTGCTGTCAAAAATGTAACTGACAATTCTAGTAAAGTTCTGAGGGATACTTTGGAGAGATCATTTTAAATAATTTTAAACAAGCCTCAGACAGATCAACATCTCATCTCTAGAGGGAGCTAGGCCCACTGATGACACACTGACTGAGGCCAAGTATCACAAAGACACATCATGAAGCGAGAACTAGGTGACCCACAATTGAGGTGGTCTACTGGGCATCCTTTTCACAGTTGTCCAATGGGTATAAAATAAACATTCAATGAGGATGTGCAATACATTTAATTGGCTGggaaacaaatacattttgagaTCACAATGTATGCTTTCACCAAACAACATCAAGTTAGATGGGAGCAATAGTAATCGTGTCCAATATATGATTTTGATTAATGCACATTTTGTGTATATCGATGTGCCAATAACAATTTGCTTGACCATAGCAGCCTTCTGTATCATATTTATTCTGGACCCTATCCATATTTTCAATGCACTAGCAACTTCTTTAAGAAACAACGGGGGAAAAGTACAAAACACTTAAATAATTTCTTGTTACAGTGGGAACCATACAGAATTCCTGCTATTGTGGAAAAAATAGACCAAGAGTTATCAACTCTGACAAAAGAATCCACCAAGTCTGTCAGAACCAGTGCCTGTTCAAACTGTACATTTGTAAGAGGTGGAAAATAAATAAGTCAGCCATACTTTTGAGAAGAGCAAATTGGCTTTCAAACAGTTCTTTAACAAAAAGCAAACCATTATTCAGTTTCACAATGGACATCGATCAGAGGAAGCATCTTTCAATATTGGGGTTTCTTGCGATGCACATCTTCTAGGTATAAGCACATGAGCTAACATAACCAATCAGATGAAGTATGGATGACAAAATTCAATCAATTTGTTGTACCTGTAGAGTGGTACCACCACCTTTTAGGGCATTTCACAAGTCAACAGTTTAGCTGGAGACTAAGGAAATATTACTCTGTTTGGGAGCAGCTGTTAGACAATATCATCAAATTCACTTACTAATCTTCTTGAGCACAGCACTGCGCTGTCTCGACAGAGACTGGGCCTTGGTGTCAACGCTTAGTTGTGTATCTGCAGATCATATTAATGGCTGCCACTAAATAATGTTCCTCTGATATGGCCACAATGAAAACTGTGATTTGTAGCATCAGAAGAAAAAGAGACCATAAACAGACACTTATGAACAGTTTCTGTCTGGGATTGTATAAACCTCCCTTTTCTTCAAGGCCATCTTTCCATATACACTGGCAACTTGTTAAAATGTATTTAAGAGGGAATAAGAGCAGATGAATACTGCAGACCAGGTTGGGACTATTGCTGTGTTTGATGGTTGTCAGCCCATGTTTTTACGGTTCCCATAGCCTCTCTGATGTGTATCCTTCCAGTTGTCCCAGTCTCTAGCTTTCTGCAAGGCCTCCTCGTCATCATTTTCAACCcgcttctctttctcttcttgcTCTCGCTCTTCTGCATCGACGTCCTCTGAATGGGGGACAAATTGTATTTGGTGAATGagaaaaggtgtaaaaaaaaaacatggatcATGACTGTTTAACTTTTCCCCAAAACAATTTATGTACATACCGTTAACTGTAAATAGAAAATAATTATGAACatctcttttttattttattttattttatccccttttctccccaattttcgtggtatccaatcgctagtaattactatcttgtctcatcgctacaactcccgtacgggctcgggagagacgaaggtcgaaagccatgcgtcctccgaagcacaacccaaccaagccgcactgcttctttaacacagcgcgcctccaacccggaagccagccgcaccaatgtgtcggaggaaacaccgtgcacctggcccccttggctagcgcgcactgcgcccagcccgccacaggagtcgctggagcgcgatgagacaaggaaatccctaccggccaaaccctccctaacccggacgacgctagcccaattgtgcgtcgccccacggacctcccggtcgcggccggctgcgacaaagcctgggggcgaacccagagactctggtggcacagttagcactgcgatgcagtgccctagaccactgcgccacccgggaggcccattaACATCTCTTTTAACCCTACCAGTGCTGCGAGGGATCCCCTGGTCCGGCAGGGCATTTTTCTTCCTGTGCTGCTCATACCAGTCATCCACTGACATAGTAGGCAGGCTGGGATAGCCAGCCCCAAACACTCTGAAATGAAAATTACAAATGTATTATACATTAGTCAACTATTTACTTCATGCCATATAATAAGCAAGTAGCTATGTAATTTTCATAAGGGAGGTTGGACAGAGTACTTATTTTGTGAGTAGGAAAAcagaaaaacattttaaataaaaatgtgcaGAATAAGAAAATAAATGATAAGTTTGAGCAGGTGTCTACCTGGCCTGAACAGCATCTTTGGTGAGAATGAAGGGTTTCATGGGAGGCCTTTTAGACTGTGATGGCTCTGCTGAACTCTGCACATGGAAAATATAAAGAGCATCAGAAAATCACCCTTTCAATTAGTCATTAATGAATGAGATTAGTTACATCTTCAAATCCATGTACCTGTTTTAGAACATCCATCCTGGTCAAAATCTCAATTTCCTGATCAATGCTCTCTATCTCCTCCAGGGATACAGCAATCCATTTCCTCAAGTTGAGGAGATAGAAGTCTCTAACTATCTCGTCATCTGCCTGCCCACTGTCCACTGCTGTCTTGATCTCTGATAGCTTGGCCTCAgtgttcttcctctgggtgtATCTGCAGAGTATAGCACAATAAATAAGAGTCATCAGACCAATGTGGGTGCAGATGAATTGCCATTATAAAATAAACCAGAGAgatgtttaagttgttaaataGCTGAGGGACATAACATATTTGAAGAGGCTCGTGACAGGTACTAGACCTTAAAGCTTAGGCCTAAATATTACTTGTGCAGTGCTGAATCAAAACAATGTGTGTTTCGATTGTCAAAATCATTGTAATTGAAAAGCAGATGTTTCTGATACCTTTCTATCTTTGCCGCTCTTACTGTCGCCATTGCAATCAAGTCCGGAGGTTTGGGGGGCCCATTTGCAGATTCTTCTTCCAGTGTGCCAGCAGAGTTTTCATTGGTTTTGGGTAGTTCAAACTTTGATATGTTATACTCCTTACATCTTTTCAAGAAGTCCAAAAAGTAACATCTTGCCATCTGAACTTGCTCTAGTCGTTTTGCCAGGTTCACTTGCTTCATAGTAAGAGCCCCCAAGAGGACAGGCAACATCAGATACTTCAGATCTGTGGTTGCTACCTCCTCCAATTCTTCATTTCGGCTAAAAAACAAACATGAAGAATGAACATGCAGCATCACTTTCATTGCC
It encodes:
- the igbp1 gene encoding immunoglobulin-binding protein 1, whose protein sequence is MAAAESTSLSPSQAEEPPKLSDLLDRGWKLYEEVDTTNDPIAATHIQVKIKRGITQLEEATRMVAQLDLFSRNEELEEVATTDLKYLMLPVLLGALTMKQVNLAKRLEQVQMARCYFLDFLKRCKEYNISKFELPKTNENSAGTLEEESANGPPKPPDLIAMATVRAAKIERYTQRKNTEAKLSEIKTAVDSGQADDEIVRDFYLLNLRKWIAVSLEEIESIDQEIEILTRMDVLKQSSAEPSQSKRPPMKPFILTKDAVQARVFGAGYPSLPTMSVDDWYEQHRKKNALPDQGIPRSTEDVDAEEREQEEKEKRVENDDEEALQKARDWDNWKDTHQRGYGNRKNMG